A segment of the Bdellovibrionota bacterium genome:
AGGCCGGGACGGTTTTTGCGAGGTGGCGGTTCAAAAAGCATGACAGACCGACCGAAGGGCGGGCTGGCAGACTTTTTGACATCAATCATTCATCCAATTCGCTTGAAAAAAGGTTCGGATCTCGTCTAATAGCCCCGACCAATTTGCGGTTTTTTCGGCGCGCGCGAGGATTCCCCAGCGTTTTTCATAATCAAACCGGAGCCTTTTGGCGCCCAGCCGAAGGTTCGACCCGATTTTTTTGAGGAATTCCTTCCTTTCGGCCAGATCATCGCTCGTCGCGACGGCCCCCGCGCGGTGAGCCGCGATGAGGAAATTTTTGGTTTGTTCGAGCCAGCCCATTCGAGTCTGTTCCAAATTGCGAAGACGCTCTTCGAGACGGAGTTTCTCGTTGAGGAGCAATTCTTTCTTGGAGAGGTATTCAGTCTTTTCAATCGTCTCGTCGAGATGGGCGTCGAGCAAGCGATCCAGTTTCTTTAAAATATCGCCGATAGTTTCTCTCGTTTCTGCTTTCAGTTTTTCGATGGGCTGGCTCGAAGCTTCCTGTTCCTTGGCCAACGCCGCGAGCATTTTCTGAAACGTGTCATCCGGCAGTGCCACAGCCGCGATGGCGGATTGGATCGGATCGGCAAAACTCTCTTCCCGGAGATACGGCTCGGTACATCGTCCCCGTTTTCGACTACAGCGATAATAGCGATGGCCTCTCTGTCTTTCCGCTGTGATGCCGCCATCGCAAGTGACGCATTTGGCGAGGCCAAGGAGCGGGAAAAAATGTTAAGGAAGAAGATCTTCGTGCGTACGACTTTCTCATGAATCTGTTGAATCTGCGTAGGCCTGGAGAGGGCTATGAAGCCTTGGAACCTTACAGCAGAGAGACGTACGAAACCATTATGGCGCAAGCAACATCCGCTTGCGAATAGTCGTCTATACGTGAGCCGCCCTCTCCTTCCATGGTCACAGTTCGTTGCCTTGCTTTTGACTCCGGGATCAGTCGGCGTGAAGGCTCAGGCGTAGCTTAAGAGGCGCAAGAATTCTTTCGACCGTTTTGACAGTTGGATTTGAGCCTTCTCGCACGGCACGCACAAGGTTCGGCTGATCGATTCCCTTCAGCCATCGCGCGTATTTGCGGGTACCTACGGCGCGGATCACGTCTCCAAGCGCAACCTTCAATTCGAGTCCCTCTTCCATAGCGGCGAGAAGATATTCCCGGGCGAAGTCCGGGTTGCGGAGCTCCTTATCCCGAATCTTTGACCACGGTTCAATGCGTCCACCGTTCTTTCGCTTTGCTCGTTTCATACTCACTCCAAATCTTTTTTGCCCTCTTTATATCCGAGTCCTGCGTTCTCTTCGATCCACCCGACAGCAGAAGAAGGATTTTCGTGGCGTCCAGGCCGAAGTAGATCCGCCATCCCGCTCCCAAATGGATTCGCGCTTCCCACACACCCTCGCCCAGGTTCTTGGTATCGCCAAATCCGCCCCGTTCCAGCAATCGGATCCGGGCCTGAATCCTCGCCCGTACCCGTATGTCCTCAAGGTTCTCGTACCATTCCTTAAACGGACGCCTCCCGGTTTAGACCGACAGGCATAGCCAACTCCAAAACGATATCATATATGACATCGGACTTGCAACCGTCCCGTCGCGATAGTCAACTACGTTGTTTTCTACAGGATTCTGCATGTTACACGGACGCCCGTGGAAGCGAAAATTCGGCACCCGCCAAACCCTCCTATCGAATCAACCGTTCATATTGGGTGACGAAAGTTGCTGGTCCACGGAGCTGCTTTCCACGGGCCGATTGAAGTGGCTCGCCCTCGTTTGCCCGCATGCAAACGAGCGCGAACACTCGGCTGTTCGGACTTGGACGAGTTGCAAAGGAAACGGAACCCACGTTGTTGGAAGTGGGGTCTCCAGCCCGGCCCAATCGGGACCGCTCCCGTCCTCAGAGCCTGCGCACTCCCACGAGGAATCAAACTGCAGCCCCATTTCTTCTCGATTGCGCATTTTTTTCACACTCGAACTCAGCTCCTGACCAGTAACTAAAGGATCCAAAAGGCTTTTATTGCGCGTGGACTATGGCAAGATCCTTGCTGTATAGAAGCCCGTTTATGTCCGCCCGCCGTTCAATTGTAGTATTCGGATTTCTTTGTTTTTGCTTGGCCTGTAGCTCCAGCGAAGATTCCGATCCACCCCCGACCCCCACCCCGACCCCCACTCCCACCCTGACACCAACGTACACGGTCGGCGGGACGGTGAGCGGTCTCAACGGTACGTTGATTCTTCGAAACAACGGGGTGGACGATCTGACGATTTCCGCCGATGGCGCGTTCACGTTCGCCATGCCCCTTGCCACAGCGGCCACATATGCCGT
Coding sequences within it:
- a CDS encoding type II toxin-antitoxin system RelE/ParE family toxin — protein: MRVRARIQARIRLLERGGFGDTKNLGEGVWEARIHLGAGWRIYFGLDATKILLLLSGGSKRTQDSDIKRAKKIWSEYETSKAKERWTH